The following coding sequences lie in one Capsicum annuum cultivar UCD-10X-F1 chromosome 5, UCD10Xv1.1, whole genome shotgun sequence genomic window:
- the LOC107871910 gene encoding uncharacterized protein LOC107871910: protein MGYFMVVVDYLSKWVKAVALPNNEGRSVTVFLKKHIYSPFGTPYAIISDGGSHFYNRLFKCLFEKYGLNHKVETPYHLQKNRQVEVSNREIKSILGKIVNANRTDWSRKLGKLKSSWYRLFTMVRVFTYGAIELKRDGEAPFEVNGQRVKQSKEDGNDDDEDNEGGSEDVKKGESSSEEENDKIESEESATSIDIHPPQTPLSIEPAQIMA, encoded by the exons ATGGGGTATTTCATGGTTGTGGTTGATTATCTGTCCAAGTGGGTGAAAGCGGTAGCACTCCCCAATAATGAAGGTAGAAGTGTCACCGTATTCCTAAAAAAGCATATTTATTCTCCATTTGGCACTCCATATGCAataattagtgatggtgggtcacaTTTCTACAATCGCTTGTTCAAGTGTCTATTTGAGAAATATGGATTAaatcataaggtggaaacaccttatcacCTTCAGAAAAATAGACAGGTCGAGGTCTCCAATAGAGAGATTAAGTCCATTTTGGGAAAGATTgtaaatgccaataggactgattggtcaagAAAGCTAG GCAAGTTAAAGTCTAGTTGGTATAGGCTATTCACTATGGTGAGGGTTTTCACATATGGTGCTATAGAATTGAAGCGTGATGGTGAAGCCCCATTCGAAGTGAATGGGCAAAGGGTGAAGCA GTCTAAAGAGGAtggaaatgatgatgatgaagataatgaAGGAGGAAGTGAGGATGTAAAAAAGGGTGAATCCAGCTcggaagaagaaaatgataagaTTGAGAGTGAGGAGAGTGCTACATCCATTGATATCCATCCACCTCAGACTCCACTTTCTATTGAGCCGGCTCAG atcatggcttga